The uncultured Hyphomonas sp. genome includes a window with the following:
- a CDS encoding adenosine deaminase, whose product MAQHAELIASLPKAELHLHIEGSFEPEMMMQIAERNRVEIPFKTLEDAKAAYNFSNLQEFLDLYYQGMNVLRTEQDFHDLTWAYLKRVKNDNVRHVEMFYDPQAHTGRGVAFGTVTEGILSALERGEKELGISSMLIMSFLRHLSEEDGFALLEESKPWHDKFVGVGLDSSEVGHPPLKFERLFARCRELGFKLCLHAGEEGPPSYVREALLDIGADRIDHGNRSMEDGGLIEILRDTQTPLTNCPLSNLALCVIDDLKKSPLKAQLEAGLLVTVNSDDPAYFGGYIGKNYEQISEALDLSSEQIIQLAKNSFTASFLPENVRSQFIREIEGA is encoded by the coding sequence ATGGCACAACACGCTGAGCTGATCGCGAGCCTTCCGAAAGCCGAACTGCACCTTCACATTGAGGGTAGTTTTGAACCGGAAATGATGATGCAGATTGCGGAGCGCAATCGGGTCGAAATTCCGTTCAAAACTCTGGAAGACGCAAAAGCTGCCTACAATTTCTCGAACCTTCAGGAATTTCTGGACCTCTATTATCAGGGCATGAACGTCCTGCGCACGGAGCAGGACTTCCACGACCTGACCTGGGCCTATCTCAAACGCGTAAAAAACGACAATGTCCGGCACGTCGAGATGTTCTACGACCCGCAGGCCCATACCGGGCGCGGCGTGGCATTCGGTACGGTGACAGAGGGTATTCTCTCCGCTCTGGAACGCGGAGAAAAAGAACTCGGCATCAGTTCGATGCTGATCATGAGTTTCCTTCGGCACCTTTCGGAAGAAGACGGCTTTGCACTGCTGGAGGAATCAAAACCCTGGCATGATAAATTCGTCGGCGTTGGCCTCGACAGTTCGGAGGTCGGTCACCCGCCCCTGAAGTTTGAACGCCTTTTTGCCCGGTGCAGGGAACTTGGCTTCAAACTCTGCCTGCATGCCGGTGAAGAAGGCCCCCCGTCCTATGTCAGGGAAGCGCTTCTGGACATTGGCGCGGACCGGATCGATCACGGAAACCGGTCCATGGAGGACGGAGGCCTGATCGAGATCCTGCGCGATACACAGACGCCCTTGACCAACTGCCCGCTGTCCAACCTCGCGCTTTGTGTAATTGATGATCTGAAGAAAAGCCCGCTCAAGGCGCAACTTGAAGCAGGCCTCCTCGTGACCGTGAATTCAGACGACCCGGCTTATTTTGGCGGTTACATCGGAAAGAACTACGAACAGATCAGCGAAGCGCTCGACCTGTCTTCAGAGCAGATAATTCAGCTGGCGAAGAACAGTTTTACGGCGTCATTCCTGCCAGAAAACGTACGCTCACAATTCATACGGGAAATAGAAGGCGCTTGA
- a CDS encoding TonB-dependent receptor, whose amino-acid sequence MTKVRSLLLTASTVALAASFSPAFAQEDTDTNASELRQGQVVVTGTRTANRTALETAVPVDVFPVDELTETGRVELNQILSTTVPSFNFNQTAINDGTDIIRPATLRGLSPDQTLVLVNGKRRHSSSLVNINGSVGRGSAAVDLNSIPTAAIGSVQVLRDGASAQYGSDAIAGVINVILREDDHGGGLNVRYGANVTDPEGLNRSEIDGQTTTIGGWTGFGLGDNGFLTVSGEYSLRQASNRAGLDPRQQFPDDPAYAEVERNFNRLNHRYGNGRAENVSFFFNSGYTLASGVELYAFGGVQDREGESPGFYRRALDSRNVPEIYPGGFLPVIGGDVTDYSLGGGFRGVAGGWDYDVSAVYGSNELDYSVNNSLNASIGPTSQTSFNAGALAFDQVTVNADIVKTFDNLLPGETSLAFGAEYRDENFKITAGEPASYIQGPLPAAAGSQVFPGFTPESAVDEGRDAASIYGEVEWVPNDQTLISAAVRYEDYSDFGDAVTGKLAGRYDFTDQVAVRGAISTGFRAPSLQQQYFTAVSTNFIDGVPFEIGTFPATSPAAVALGGGQLDAEESTSYSLGFVLTPTNDWFVTIDAYQINIDDRIFLTENLGGPEVEAVLAAAGVTGVQRVRFFQNGIETESKGVDIVTKYAFDFGNLGTLDASAAFNYSKTEVTHVPDNTVIPSLPLFSRDNTLTLEESAPETKFILAGNYTYQQADFVLRATRFGDVIDPSNTPSNDFTLDAKWILDASVNFNVTDKFSVGIGADNLLDEYPTMTPYDQSFNGIFPYSSRSPFGFSGRFVYARASYNW is encoded by the coding sequence ATGACCAAGGTCAGATCACTACTTTTGACGGCATCGACCGTCGCATTGGCCGCAAGCTTCTCGCCGGCTTTCGCTCAGGAAGATACCGATACGAACGCCAGCGAGCTTCGCCAGGGCCAGGTCGTCGTTACGGGTACCCGTACGGCCAATCGCACCGCGCTTGAGACAGCCGTACCGGTCGACGTTTTCCCGGTTGATGAACTGACGGAAACGGGGCGCGTGGAACTCAACCAGATCCTCAGCACGACCGTTCCGAGCTTTAACTTCAACCAGACCGCCATCAATGACGGTACTGACATCATCCGCCCGGCCACTCTGCGTGGCCTGTCTCCTGACCAGACGCTGGTTCTGGTGAACGGCAAGCGCCGCCACTCCTCCTCACTGGTCAACATCAACGGCTCGGTTGGACGCGGTTCTGCAGCTGTTGACCTTAACTCCATCCCGACCGCCGCCATTGGCAGCGTTCAGGTTCTGCGTGACGGCGCTTCGGCTCAGTATGGTTCCGACGCGATTGCCGGCGTTATCAACGTCATCCTGCGTGAAGACGATCATGGCGGCGGTCTGAACGTCCGTTACGGCGCAAACGTGACTGATCCGGAAGGCCTGAACCGCAGCGAGATCGACGGCCAGACGACCACGATCGGCGGCTGGACCGGCTTTGGCCTCGGCGACAATGGCTTCCTGACTGTGTCGGGCGAGTATTCCCTTCGCCAGGCATCGAACCGGGCCGGTCTCGACCCGCGCCAGCAATTCCCGGACGATCCGGCCTATGCCGAAGTCGAACGTAATTTCAATCGCCTGAATCACCGCTACGGCAACGGCCGTGCGGAAAACGTAAGCTTCTTCTTCAATTCAGGTTACACGCTGGCGAGCGGTGTCGAACTCTACGCGTTCGGTGGCGTTCAGGATCGTGAGGGTGAAAGCCCCGGCTTCTATCGCCGTGCCCTCGACTCCCGCAACGTGCCGGAAATCTATCCGGGTGGCTTCCTGCCAGTCATCGGCGGTGATGTAACCGACTACTCTCTCGGCGGCGGCTTCCGCGGTGTCGCGGGCGGCTGGGACTATGACGTGAGTGCTGTCTATGGCTCCAACGAGCTGGACTACTCGGTCAACAACTCTCTCAATGCCTCGATCGGACCGACCAGCCAGACCTCGTTCAATGCCGGCGCCCTGGCCTTCGACCAGGTCACCGTGAACGCCGACATCGTCAAAACCTTCGATAACCTTCTGCCAGGCGAAACCTCGCTGGCATTCGGGGCGGAATACCGTGACGAAAACTTCAAAATCACGGCAGGCGAACCAGCTTCCTACATTCAAGGTCCACTCCCTGCCGCAGCAGGCAGTCAGGTGTTCCCGGGCTTCACCCCAGAGTCCGCAGTGGATGAAGGACGTGACGCCGCCAGCATCTACGGCGAAGTCGAATGGGTACCAAACGACCAGACGCTCATTTCGGCCGCGGTGCGCTACGAAGACTATTCTGACTTCGGTGACGCTGTGACCGGCAAGCTTGCCGGCCGCTATGACTTCACCGATCAGGTTGCCGTCCGCGGCGCCATCTCGACGGGCTTCCGTGCACCGAGTCTGCAGCAACAATACTTTACGGCTGTATCGACCAACTTCATTGATGGTGTGCCGTTTGAAATCGGTACATTCCCGGCAACATCTCCTGCGGCAGTCGCACTTGGTGGCGGCCAACTGGATGCCGAAGAATCGACCAGCTACTCGCTCGGCTTCGTTCTGACACCAACCAACGACTGGTTTGTCACCATCGACGCCTATCAGATCAATATCGATGACCGAATCTTCCTGACCGAAAACCTCGGCGGGCCTGAAGTTGAGGCAGTTCTCGCAGCCGCTGGCGTCACCGGTGTGCAGCGGGTTCGCTTCTTCCAGAACGGCATCGAGACCGAATCTAAGGGCGTCGATATCGTAACGAAGTACGCGTTCGACTTCGGCAATTTGGGTACGCTCGACGCTTCCGCTGCGTTCAACTACTCGAAAACGGAAGTCACGCACGTTCCGGACAACACGGTTATCCCCAGCCTGCCACTGTTCAGCCGTGACAACACACTCACGCTGGAAGAAAGCGCGCCTGAGACGAAATTCATCCTCGCAGGCAACTACACCTACCAGCAGGCTGACTTCGTCCTTCGTGCAACTCGCTTTGGCGATGTCATCGATCCGTCGAACACACCGTCCAACGACTTCACGCTGGATGCCAAATGGATCTTGGATGCGTCTGTGAACTTCAATGTCACCGACAAGTTCAGCGTTGGCATCGGTGCAGACAACCTGCTCGACGAATATCCGACGATGACGCCGTATGACCAGAGCTTCAACGGCATCTTCCCGTATTCGAGCCGCAGCCCATTTGGCTTCTCGGGCCGCTTTGTCTACGCCCGCGCCAGCTATAACTGGTAA
- the purL gene encoding phosphoribosylformylglycinamidine synthase subunit PurL, whose protein sequence is MTDKTTILDHLTAEQDEAAGLEHGIRADEWERLVTRLNRKPNLVELGIYSVMWSEHCSYKSSRRHLSKFPTKNDRVIQGPGENAGVIDIGDGQAAIFKMESHNHPSYIEPYQGAATGVGGILRDVFTMGARPIALVNALRFGSPDHPKTRSLVAGVVAGIGGYGNCVGVPTVAGETQFDEGYNGNILVNAMAVGLADQDKIFYARGATPGNPIFYVGSKTGRDGIHGATMASAEFSEGDEEKRPTVQVGDPFTEKLLIEACLELMATDAIQAIQDMGAAGLTSSSVEMAASGGENGEGIGVVMDLDKVPQREEGMTAYEIMLSESQERMLMVLYPDKIDVAKAVFDKYDLSAEVIGHTTDTGHLVLTQFGETVCDIPVAPLAEDAPNYDRPWNEPPKRASLDISKYPEPADYGEVLVKLMSCPDMASKRWVWEQYDRHVMGDTIDSSQSGGDAAIVRIHETNKSLAICSDCNPHYVAADPYEGGKAVVAEAYRNLSAVGATPIAITDNLNFGNPEKPNTMGYIVKAIEGMAEACRALDFPVVSGNVSLYNETDGVAIPPTPVVGGVGLIEDLSKTATLKGAQPGDTLYVIGETKGALGASLYARVVLGLKGEDAGAPPPVDLAEEVRIGGFVRSLIQRGLVNAVHDVSDGGIACAATEMAMASACGVTLVPDREPETERAEPGLFGEDQGRYLIAANEDQVREWQSQGFLPTALGKFGGDSVVLRTGLGQDGAEFSVPLSRLREAYEGWLPAYMNSVD, encoded by the coding sequence ATGACCGATAAGACTACGATCCTCGACCATCTCACAGCCGAGCAGGATGAAGCTGCCGGCCTCGAACACGGCATAAGGGCAGATGAGTGGGAACGCCTCGTCACGCGCCTGAACCGCAAACCCAATCTGGTTGAATTGGGCATCTACTCGGTGATGTGGTCTGAGCACTGCTCCTACAAATCGTCCCGCCGCCACCTGTCAAAATTCCCGACGAAAAACGACCGGGTTATCCAGGGACCGGGCGAGAATGCCGGCGTAATCGACATCGGCGACGGCCAGGCCGCCATCTTCAAGATGGAGAGCCACAACCACCCGTCCTATATCGAGCCCTATCAGGGCGCGGCGACAGGCGTGGGCGGCATTTTACGTGATGTCTTCACCATGGGTGCGCGGCCGATCGCGCTGGTCAATGCGCTGCGCTTTGGCTCGCCTGACCACCCGAAGACCCGTAGCCTTGTGGCCGGCGTTGTCGCCGGCATTGGCGGATACGGCAACTGCGTGGGCGTGCCGACCGTGGCTGGCGAAACCCAGTTCGATGAAGGCTACAACGGAAACATCCTCGTCAATGCGATGGCCGTCGGCCTCGCCGATCAGGACAAGATTTTCTACGCACGTGGCGCGACACCGGGCAATCCGATCTTCTATGTCGGCTCCAAGACGGGCCGGGACGGCATCCATGGCGCCACAATGGCGTCTGCCGAATTCTCCGAAGGCGATGAAGAGAAGCGCCCTACCGTCCAGGTCGGCGATCCGTTCACAGAGAAGCTGCTGATCGAAGCCTGCCTTGAGCTGATGGCAACGGACGCCATCCAGGCCATTCAGGACATGGGCGCTGCCGGCCTCACCTCCTCCTCCGTCGAGATGGCAGCATCCGGCGGTGAGAATGGCGAAGGCATCGGCGTGGTCATGGACCTCGACAAGGTGCCCCAGCGCGAGGAAGGCATGACAGCCTACGAGATCATGCTGTCAGAGAGCCAGGAGCGCATGCTTATGGTACTCTACCCCGACAAGATCGATGTCGCGAAAGCCGTGTTCGACAAGTATGATCTCTCCGCAGAAGTCATTGGCCATACAACTGATACGGGCCACCTTGTGCTGACGCAGTTTGGCGAAACTGTCTGCGACATTCCGGTCGCCCCACTTGCCGAAGATGCACCGAACTATGATCGCCCCTGGAATGAGCCGCCCAAGCGCGCATCTCTGGATATTTCAAAATATCCGGAACCGGCGGATTACGGTGAGGTGTTGGTCAAGCTGATGTCCTGCCCCGACATGGCGTCCAAACGCTGGGTCTGGGAACAGTATGACCGCCACGTGATGGGCGATACGATCGACTCCTCCCAATCCGGTGGCGATGCGGCGATAGTCCGTATACATGAGACGAACAAGTCCCTCGCCATCTGTTCGGATTGCAATCCACACTATGTGGCTGCTGACCCTTATGAGGGCGGCAAGGCCGTGGTGGCGGAAGCTTATCGCAACCTGTCTGCCGTCGGCGCAACGCCGATCGCGATCACGGACAACCTCAATTTCGGCAACCCGGAAAAACCGAACACGATGGGTTATATCGTGAAGGCGATCGAAGGCATGGCGGAAGCCTGCCGCGCACTCGACTTCCCGGTGGTCTCCGGCAATGTGTCCCTCTACAATGAGACTGACGGCGTTGCGATTCCGCCGACACCGGTGGTTGGCGGCGTGGGCCTGATCGAAGACCTGTCGAAAACAGCCACCCTCAAGGGCGCACAACCCGGCGATACGCTTTACGTCATAGGCGAGACCAAGGGCGCCCTTGGCGCTTCACTGTATGCGCGTGTCGTTCTGGGCCTTAAAGGCGAAGATGCCGGCGCACCTCCGCCTGTAGATCTGGCCGAAGAAGTTCGCATTGGCGGGTTTGTACGGAGCCTGATCCAGCGCGGGCTCGTCAACGCCGTCCACGATGTAAGCGACGGGGGCATTGCCTGCGCCGCTACTGAAATGGCCATGGCTTCTGCCTGCGGTGTCACGCTGGTGCCTGACCGCGAACCAGAGACCGAGCGCGCCGAACCTGGCCTGTTTGGCGAAGATCAGGGCCGCTATCTGATCGCTGCGAATGAAGACCAGGTCCGCGAATGGCAATCGCAGGGCTTCCTGCCAACCGCGCTGGGCAAGTTCGGCGGCGACAGTGTCGTCCTCAGAACAGGCCTCGGTCAGGACGGCGCAGAATTCTCAGTACCACTCTCCAGGCTCCGTGAAGCCTATGAGGGCTGGCTGCCAGCCTATATGAACTCTGTCGACTAA
- a CDS encoding M28 family peptidase, with translation MRKHVWTIAAGLLAFLAFGLVWYLNTPKHPSTQTVALPHSDYLDAGELLHLTELLSNDALEGRRIGTPGNEAAKGFLRKRFETLNLTKIGQSYEHPFTVLPLPDSESDEPIQGVNLLGLIEGQNPGGKMLVISAHYDHLGIVDGEIYNGADDNASGVAALIAVADWFSQHKPQHDILFALVDGEEQGELGARALVRSGEVDLSRIALNLNFDMVSRSDKDELYASGTYHYPGLVPLVERIAAEAPVTLLMGHDRPEQGPDDWTNLSDQAAFHDAGIPFIYFGVEDHPDYHRPTDDYDTIPVDFFVRSAETLVMVAIAADQSLDELDITARPIEEVSPSE, from the coding sequence GCTTTCGGGCTGGTTTGGTACCTGAACACACCCAAACATCCTTCAACGCAGACTGTCGCGCTCCCACATTCTGATTATCTTGATGCCGGAGAACTGCTGCACCTTACAGAACTCCTGTCGAACGATGCGTTGGAAGGCCGCCGCATCGGCACACCTGGCAATGAGGCCGCAAAGGGCTTTCTGCGCAAGCGATTTGAAACGCTGAACCTGACGAAAATCGGACAATCCTACGAACATCCTTTCACGGTCCTGCCGCTCCCTGATTCCGAGAGTGACGAGCCGATACAGGGTGTGAACCTTCTGGGGCTTATCGAGGGGCAAAATCCCGGGGGCAAGATGCTGGTGATTTCGGCTCACTACGATCATCTCGGAATTGTGGATGGAGAGATTTACAACGGGGCGGACGACAACGCCTCCGGTGTCGCGGCGCTGATCGCCGTGGCGGACTGGTTCAGCCAGCACAAGCCGCAGCATGACATTCTTTTTGCTCTGGTAGATGGAGAGGAACAGGGGGAATTAGGCGCGCGCGCCCTGGTGCGGTCAGGCGAAGTCGACCTGTCCCGCATCGCGCTGAACCTCAACTTCGACATGGTGAGCCGGTCTGACAAGGATGAGCTCTATGCTTCAGGTACCTACCATTATCCGGGACTGGTACCGCTTGTTGAACGCATCGCCGCCGAAGCGCCGGTGACATTATTGATGGGCCATGACCGGCCAGAGCAAGGACCAGACGACTGGACGAATTTGTCTGACCAGGCGGCATTCCATGATGCCGGCATTCCTTTCATTTATTTCGGTGTCGAAGATCATCCGGACTATCATAGGCCGACCGATGATTATGATACGATCCCGGTTGATTTCTTCGTCCGCTCAGCAGAGACACTGGTCATGGTCGCCATTGCGGCAGATCAGTCACTGGATGAGCTCGATATAACTGCGAGGCCGATCGAAGAGGTCTCTCCCTCGGAGTAG